The Nocardioides sp. cx-173 genome segment GCGGCGTCGTCTTCGTCGTGGGTCTCGTGGAGGGCGCACCAGTCGTGGACGAGGTGGAGGCGTCGCAGCTCGGCGTCGGTGGCTGCTCGGGTCTCGGCGCGGACACCGTCGAGCAGTTGTCTGCTCTGGTCGGGTCCGGGGGTGCTCATGGGTCCACTCAAGCACCCGCCACCGACAGTCAAGAGGTCGAGAATGCCCTTTGTCCACAGGGCTCTGAGCACTTCTCAACCTCTCGGTGGTCGAGGTGCGAAGGCGTGCAACGCGCCCCTTCGGTGGTCGAGGTGCGAAGGCGTGCAGCGCCCCTTCGGTGGTCGAGGTGCGAAGGCGTGCAACGCCTGAGCCTCGAGACCTCCGCCGGCGACCTGACCGCCGTACCCCGACGCTGCTTGTCGACTCACCGGGTCTCGAGGCTCGTCGCTGACGCTCCTCACACCTCGACCACCGGAGGGGCCTCGGTGGTCGAGGTGCGAAGGCGCCCTGGCGCCTGAGCCTCGAGACCCCGGTGACCTGACCGCCGTACCCCGGGGCTGCTTGTCGGCTCGCTGGGTCTCGAGGCTTGTCGCTGGCGCTCCTCGCGCCTCGACCACCGGAAGGCTTCGGTGGTCCAGGTGTGAAGGCGCTCTGGCGCCTGAGCCTCGAGACCTCCGTGACCTGACCGCCGTACCCCGGGGCTGCTTGTCGGCTCGCTGGGTCTCGAGGCTCGTCGCTGGCGCTCCTCACACCTCGACCACCGAGAAGCCGCTGGCGCTCCTCACACCTCGACCACCGAACGCAGGCCGCGACCTCTAGGCGGAGGTCAGCAGGCGCCGTCGAGGTCGTCGGCGGAGTTGGCGGCGTAGCCCTCGCTGAGGGAGCCGACGGAGCCGCCGGTGACGACGTTCGGATCCGGCTTCTTCGACTTCTGGGGGGCGTTGACGGTCTTGCCCTCGGCCTTGTCGATGGCCTGGCGCACCTTGCGCTTGACCAGCTTGATGTCGGGGTGGGCGGTGGTGATCATCGGGGGCACCAGGGAGAGCGTGGACATCTTCTGCTCGCGCGCCTTGAGGGCGAGGGAGACGAAGGTGTCGAACTCCGAGGTCGGGACGTTGGTCGAGATCATCTCCGACGAGGCCTGGGCGAGGTCGCCGAAGTTGGCGACGACCGACTGGGGGCTGACCTGCTCGAGCATCGCGTTCATGACGCACTTCTGCCGCGCCATGCGCGAGTAGTCGTCGGAGCCCTCGCGGGCCCGGGCGTACCAGAGGGTGTCGTGGCCGTTCAGCTTGCGCACGCCCGGCTCGATGTAGCCGGTGACATCGTCACCGAGGCCACCGACCGGGATCGGCGAGCGCACGTTGAGGGTGACCCCTCCGACGGCGTCGACCAGGCCCTTGAAGCCGGCGAGGTTGACCATGGCCCAGTAGTTGATCTTCAGGCCGGTGATGCCCTCGATGGCCGAGACGGTGGCGTCCACGCCGGGATTCTCGGAGTCCGGGAACAGCTCGGGGTTGTCCTGGGCCCAGGTGCTGACGCCGTTGAGGTAGCAGCCGTCGCAGTCGAAGCCGTCGGGGAACTGCTCGCGCATCACCGAGCCCTTGGCGAACGGGAAGTTCGCCAGGTTGCGCGGCAGCCCGATCAGCACGGTGCGGCCGGTGTCCTCGTCGATGGAGGCGACGGTCATGGAGTCGGGGCGCAGGCCCCAGCGGCCCGCGCCGGAGTCGCCGCCCATCAGCAGCACGTTGTAGCGGCCGTCGTTGGCGCTGGTGTCGCCGCCGTGGCCGGAGAGGGAGATGAGCAGGTCGCGCTGCACCTGCACGAGGTGGGCGCCGAACAGCAGTACGCCGGCGACGGCGAAGCACATCAGCCCGTTGACGCCGACCATCGCGCGCCGGTGGCTCATCCCGAGCGTCAGCGGCTGACCCAGCCGCCATGCGTCCACGAGCAAGGCGGCCCAGCCGATGGCCGCCGCCGTGAGCACCAGGCGCATCACGAGCAGCAGCCCGGTGCTGGTACCCATCCAGATCAGCAGCCCGCGATCGACGACCACGGCGAGCAGCGTGACCGCGAGCAGCCCGAGCATGCCCAGCCAGATCCGCAGGGCCGCGAGGCCGACCTTGCGGTTGCCGGCGACGAGCTGCGCGGAGCCGGGGACCACGAGTGTCATCACCATCAACGACATGGCTCGACGGAAGCGGACGCGCGAAGCACGCTCGACCGTGGAGGACATGGGACGCCTCTTTCCAGCACCGGGGGAAGGAACAGTGCTGCCGCCCAGTATCACCAGTCCCATGCGTCACAGGCGGCTGCGACGCGCCGAGAGCGCCTCAGGAGCGGCCCTGATCGATCTCCTGCTTGCGGGCCAGCCGGTGCGCCCGGCGGATCTGCGCCTCCCGCAGGCGGCGTACCTCGTCGGGCGACTCCGGCGCCAGCGGCGGCACCGGCCGCGGCCGGCCCTCCTCGTCGATCGCGACGAACACGAAGTAGGCCGACGCGACGTGCAGGCTCTCGGCCGACGGCTCGTCCCAGGGCTGCGCCTCCACGCGCACCCCGACCTCCATCGAGGACCGGCCGGCCCAGTTGACCTGGCTGAAGGTCCGGACGATGTCGCCGACGTGCACCGGCGCGAGGAACGCCATCTCGTCGAGCGCGGCCGTCACGGCCGGGCCGGCGCTGTGCCGCTGCGCCACCGCACCCGCCGTGGAGTCGGCGAGCTTGACGATCTCGCCGCCGTGGATGTTGCCGAGCAGGTTGGCCTCCCGCTCGGAGGTGATGACGGCCAGGGACACGCGGGCGAACGACGGTGACCGGGGCTCGAGTGCGGGCGTCACGATCGCCACGCTACTCGGGGGCTGCACCAGGACCTCGACCTGCTGGCCCAGGGCATCGCGGCGTCGCTCGAAGAGCTGTTGTTGGCGCCCGCACGGTAGCGTCGCGCCCATGGCAGATCGTCCGGGGAACGGCGGTCCCGAGGACGGGACCAAGTACGGCTGGCTCTACGGCGCCAAGGGCGGGCAGGAGCCCCCACCCGACGCGACGCGCGCCATCCCCCGACAGCAGCGCCCCTCACCGCGCCCCTCACCGGAGCGCCCCCGCGAGGACGCCACCCGGGTCATGCCCACGCAGCAGCCCCCTCCCGGACGCACGCCCCGCTCCCCGGCGCCGGCCCCGGCGCCCGCCCCGCCGCCCACGCGCGGCGGCGGCAGCCGGTTGCGCCGACCCCGCTTCTGGCTCCGGCTGGTCCCCCTGGTGCTGGCGCTGTGGCTGATCTACACGCTGGCGGTGCCGTTCTTCGCGTGGCGGAGCACCGACAAGGTGGCGTTCGCGCCCGACGGCGACCGCCCGGGCGACCAGCCCGGCACGACGTACCTCATGGTCGGCAGCGACTCCCGCAAGGGCCTGACCAAGGAGGAGCGCAAGAAGTTCAGCACCGGCAACCCGAGCAGCGAGCTCACCGACACGATCATGCTCCTGCACACCGGCGACGGGCCGGACGTGCTGCTGTCGATCCCGCGCGACTCGATCGTCGACATGCCGGGGCACGGGGAGAGCAAGATCAACTCCGCCTACTCCCGCGGCGGGGCCAAGCTGCTCGTGGAGACGATCGAGAACGCGACCGGCATCCGCATCGACGAGTACGTCGAGATCGGCCTGGGCGGCGTCGCGGGCGTCGTGGACTCCGTGGGCGGCATCGAGGTCTGCCCCAAGAAGGCCATCAAGGACAAGCTCGCCGGGCTGGACATCGCGAAGGGCTGCCAGGAGATCGACGGCACCGAGGCACTGGCCTACTCGCGCTCGCGCAAGCAGTCCGCGCTCGGCGACCTGGACCGGGTCCAGCGCCAGCGCGAGGTCGTGGCGGCCGTCGGCAAGAAGGTCCTCTCGCCGTGGACCGTGGTCAACCCGGTCCGCTGGTGGCGGCTCAACAACGCGGTGCCCGGGTTCTTCGGCTTCGGCGAGGACACCAGCACCGTCGACGCCGGCCGCTGGGCGCTGGCCATGACCAAGGTCGGCGGCAAGGACGGACGGACCTGCACCATGCCGGTGACCGACGGCTCCGCCAACACCTGGGACCGCGACCGGGCCGAGCCGATCTTCCAGGCCTTCATCGAGGACCGCACCGACGACATCACCGACGCCCAGTGCACCGCGAGCGGGCTGCCGGGGCGCCGGTGACCGGCTACGAGACCCTCGCCCTGGAGGTCGACGACGACGGGGTGGCGACGCTGACGCTGGACCGCCCCGACGCGCTCAACGCGTTCGACCTGACCATGGCCCGCGAGCTGGAGCGCTTCTTCCTCACCGACGCCCGCGACGACGCCGTGCGCGCCGTCGTCGTCACCGGCGCGGGCCGGGCCTTCTGCGCCGGCATGGACCTGTCGGCGCAGGGCAACGTGTTCGGCCTCGACGAGACCCTCGCCCCGACGCCCGAGGACCTGCGCGCCCACCTGAGCGAGGCGCCGTACCACGACGGGGTCCGCGACACCGGCGGCCGCGTCACCCTCGCGATCCACGCCCTGCCCAAGCCCGTCATCGCCGCCATCAACGGCGCCGCGGTGGGCATCGGCGCCACCATGACCCTGGCGATGGACCTGCGTCTCGCCTCGACCCGGGCCCGCATCGGCTTCGTCTTCGGCCGGCTCGGGATCGTCCCGGAGGCCGCGTCCTCCTGGTTCCTGCCGCGCATCGTCGGCATCCAGCAGGCCCTGGAGTGGGTGTACGCCGCGGATATCCTCACCGCGGAGCAGGCGCTGACCGGTCGGCTCCTGCGCTCGGTGCACGAGCCCGACGACCTGCTGCCCGCGGCGCAGGAGCTCGCCCGCTCCTTCGTCGTCGACCGGTCCCCCGTGGCCCTCGGCCTGGCCAAGCAGCTGCTGTACCGCAACGGAGCCGCCGCCGACCCGCTCGAGGCGCACCTGTCGGACTCGCTCGCGATGTTCTACACCTCGGTCGGCGACGGCGTGGAGGGCGTCGCAGCCTTCCGGGAGAAGCGCGCGCCGCGCTTCTCGGGCAAGGCGAGCGACCTGCCGCGGGTCTTCTGATCCGAGAGGCCGAAACCGCCGACAGTGGGGGTCGTCGGCGGTCTCGGCCAGACAGGACTACCAGGCCTGCCCGGCGTCAGGCCCGGGACGGGGAAGTCTTTACCCCGAGGGCCCGGTGGGCTAGAGCACCTGCCCCTCGAGGGCCTCGGTGAGCAGCGCGACCAGGGCCTCCAGCTGGACGTCGGACGACGCGGCGATCTCCTCGTCGGAGCCGTCGAGGGCGCGAGCGGCCAGCCCGGCCTTGCTGTCGATGAGCTCGGCGATCTTGGTGTCGATGGTCTGCGCCGCGATGATCCGCCACGCAGTGACCGGCTCCTCCTGGCCGATGCGGTGGACCCGGTCGATGGCCTGGGTCTGCTCCGCGTCGGTCCACGAGAGCTCGGCCAGCACCACGTTGGAGGCGACCTGGAGGTTCAGGCCCACGCCGGCGGCCATCAGCGAGCAGACCGCGATGTGCACGTCGGGGTCGTTGACGAACGCGTCGATGTTGCGCTGCCGCTTGGCCGCCGACTGGTCCCCCCGGATGGAGGCGTAGCCGATGCCGCGCTTGGCGAAGGTCTCCTCCGCGAGGTCCATGACGTCGACGTGCTTGGCGAAGAACACGACCTTGCCGACGTTGCGGGCGAGCTGCGCGGCGTAGTCGGCCGCCAGGCCGGCCTTGGCCTGGCCGATGCGGCGCACCATGCCGAAGACGTTCTCGCCGGTCTTGGCGGACTCGGAGTCCGAGAGCTCCCAGCCGGCCACGCGGCGTACGAGCTCGTGGTCGATGCCCTCGACCTGGACGCCGGACGAGCGGGTCTCCAGCGCGCTGCGGTAGCGGGCGACCAGCCGCTCGGCGAGCTCGCGCTCGGCGTCACGGATCGAGCGCCCGATGACGTCGTCCAGCTCGACCGGGATGTCGGCCACCCGGCGGGCCGGGATGTCCTTGGCGACGTCGATCTTGCGCCGCCGCACGATGCCCAGCTCGATGACGCTGTTGCGGGCGTTGGGGTAGAACCCGGGGTCCACCGGGGTCAGGCCGGTCTCCTCGAGCGCCGCCATGAGCTCCGGGCCCGGCGCCTTCTCCCCGATCCAGCCCAGGAACTGCCAGATCGCGCGGAAGTCGTCGATGTCGTTGATGAGGGGGGTGCCGGTGAGGGCCATGAGCAGCGGGCGGGCGAAGCGCGCGCGGATCCGGTCGGAGATCTGCAGGACGTGCTGGGAGCGCTGGGACTTCTTGTTCTTGATGAAGTGCGCCTCGTCGACCACCATGCCGCGGAACCCGAGGTCCCCCAGCCAGCCGACGTGCCGGTCGAGCACCTCGTAGTTGACGACCACGATGTCGGCGAACGCGTCGATCTCGTCGCCGTCGCCGTGGATCACGGTCACCGGCCGGTTGGGCGTCCAGAGGTGGGCCTCGCGGGCCCAGTTGGTCTTGACCACGTTGGGGACGACCACCAGCAGCGGGTAGGCGTCGGCGGCGTGGGCGGCGAGCAGTGCCTGCGCGGTCTTGCCGAGCCCGGGCTCGTCGGCGAGCAGGAAGGTGCGGTGCCCGGCCTCCGCGGCGGCCACCACCTGCGCCTGGTGCGGCATCAGCTCGAGGCCCGGCGGCAGCCGAAGGGCGGTGGTGGGCTCCGGCAGCGTCATGCAGGACGAGGCGCCGCCGTACTCAAAGGACCGGAAGAGGGGCTCGAGGAGCTCCCACGTCGCCAGCCGACCGCCGTGGACGGGCTTGGGCCTGGGAGCGGAGAAGTCGGGGGTGAGGAACGGGTTGGAGAGCTGGCGGGAGATGACCGACTGTGGCACCACCCGGCGGGCGGGGTTGAGTGACGCCGGGAGCTCGGGGGCGACCCGCTCCTCCTCCTCGGGCACCTCGAGGCCGGCCTCCTCGAGGAACTGACGCCGCAGCGTCTGCGCGGCGTCGGAGACCTCGGCGTCCTCGGCCAGCAGGGAGAGCAGCGAGGTGTCGCGAGCGGCGGTCTTGGCCAGGATCGTGGCGACCCCGTCGAGCCGCTTGAGCTTCTCGGCACGCTGCGCCTCGGTGGCCTCGGTGTCGCTCTTCACCCGGGAGCGCTCCTCGCGCACGAGCAGCGCGATGACCTGGAACTTCGTGCGCGCAGGCCGGCTCACGGCGCCGCGCTGCACCTCGTTCTCGACCTCGCGCACGGCGCGCGCGAGGACCGGGATGATGCCCTCGTTGTCGAGGTTGCGGCCGCGCCGCTGGTTGCGCGGGGCGGTGCGCGTGGCGCCGGTACGGCGCTGGCCTCGTCGGGCCACAGACTCCTCCTTCGGGTGCCGCCTTGCCGCCGGAGCAGGCGTACGACACCACCAACGCTGTCCCGCGGTTGGGGCCGACGGAACGTCGAGCGGAGTGGCGTGCTGCGCACCCCGCGACGGTGCACGGCCCGACGGCATCGTGCGCGATCGCCGTGGTGGACCGGACGCACTCGGCCGTGCTGCGAGGCCGGTGCTGGCAACCAGCGTACCTCGCGATGCCGTGGGGCGTGAGTCGGCGCGCCCTGATCCGGCTCAGCGTCGCTGCGTCACCCAGGGCGCCGGCCGGGCGGGGTCCGCGAGGGCGGCGCGCCAGGCGAGGACGAGCTCGGTGCGCATGAGGCGCGCGGCACAGCGGCCCGGGTTGGCCCGGACGAGCCGGGTCAGCGCCTCGGCCAGGGCGGAGACGGCGTAGACGCTCATGCTCCACGCCGGGTGATGGTGGTCACAGGGGCAGTGTGGGCATCTGCCACTCCCATGGGAAGACCCTTTTCCATCGAGTGGAACATTCCACCCAGAAGATTTCAGGCCAGGACGGCCTGGGCGCTCTCCTGAAGCCGCTCCATGAGGGCGCGGATGACCGGGACCCGCTCCGCTCCGGGCCGGTGGACGAGGCCGACATGGCGCCGTCCGAACCAGTCGACGCGGCGCACGACGACCTCTGCGTGGCGGAACGCCGACAGCGCGAGCTCCGGAAGCGCGGTCACTCCGAGACCGTGCGCGACCAGGCTCTGCACCACCACGTAGTCGTCGCTCTCGTGGAGCAGCCGCGGCTCGAAGCCGGCGGCGCGACAGCACGCGACCAGGTGCTGGCGGCAGCGCTCGCAGCCCGCCACCCAGTCGCGCTCCGCGAGCACCGTGGCCCCCAGCGCCTCCGGCACGGTGTCGCCCGGGGGCAGCACCAGGTACATCGCCTCCACGCCCAGCGGCACCCAGGCCAGCGAGCCGTCGTCGTGCGGCGGCCCGTCGTAGCCGAAGACCAGGGCGACGTCACTCTCGCCGGCGAGCACCGAGGCCCACGCCTCCGGCGGCTCGGTCTCCACGAGGGTCACCTCGACGCCCGGGTGGTCGGCGTGGAGCGACCGTACGGCGGGTGGCACCAGCGTCGCGGTGCCCGACGGGAACGAGGCGAGGCGGACCGCGCCGGCGCGCAGCTCGGAGAGCGCGCCCAGCTCCTGGCCCGCCAGGTGCAGCGCGGTGTGGACGGCGTCGGCGCGCCGGAGCAGGGCCTCGCCCGCCTCGGTGAGCCGCGTGCCGCGCGTGGTCCGCAGCAACAGGGGCACGCCGGCCTCCCGCTCGAGCAACCGCAGCTGCTGGCTCACGGCCGACTGGGTCATGCCGAGGCCGCGGGCGGCGGCGCTGAGCGAGCCCGAACGCGCCACCTCGCGGAAGACGAGCACACGACGGGGGTCCATGAGCCCATTAGAACCGCTACGAACCACCATCAGCAATGACGGACTACCTAAGATCCGGCGGCCGGAGCACCATGGAGTCATGGAGACCCTGGGCTTGATCGGCGGCATGAGCTGGCACTCGACCGCGACCTACTACCGGATCATCAACGAGGTCGTGTCCGCAGCGCGCGGCGGCCACGCCTCCGCGCGGATCTCGCTGCAGTCCCTGGACTTCTCCGAGATCCGCGAGTGCCAGGTCGCAGGCGACTGGGACCGGGCGGCCGCGCTGCTGACCGAGGCCGCGCAGCGGTGCGTCCAGGGCGGCGCGACGACGGTGGCCATCTGCACCAACCTCATGCACAAGGTCGCCCCGCAGGTGGAGGCCGCCATCGATGTCCCGCTCGCCCACATCGGCGACGCCATCGGGGCGGAGGCCGGTCGCCACGGCTGGTCGACCCTCGGCATCCTCGGCACCCGCTGGGTGATGGAGGAGGACTTCTACGCGGGCCGCCTGGCCCGCCACGGCATCGGCGTCGTCGTCCCGGACGCCCCCACCCGCGACCAGGTCGACACCATCGTCTTCGACGAGCTCACGCAGGGCATCATCCGCGACACCTCGAGGGCGACGTACGTCGACACCATCCGGCGACTCGCCGACCAGGGCGCCGAGGCCGTGGTGCTGGCCTGCACCGAGGTCGGGCTCCTGATCAGCCCCGAGGACAGCCCACTGCCGCTCATCGACAGTGCGGAGGTCCACGCCCGCCACCTCGCCGGCATCGCGCTGGGCGCCGGCCTGCCGACCGCCTAGCTTGTTACCGACAGGGTGTCGGTAACATGGAGGCATGTTCCTTGCCCTCCGAGAGCTGATCTTCGCCCGAGGCCGGTTCGCCCTGATGGGAGCGGTCGTCGCCCTGATCGCCATCTTGATGGTCCTGCTCAGCGGACTGTCCGTCGGGCTCGCCAACGACGGCGTGTCCGGGCTGCAGCGCATGCCGGCGACGTCCTTCGCGTTCCAGGAAGACGTGTCCGAGGACTCCGCCTTCTCGCGCAGCGTGGTCGGGCCCGAGGCGGTCGCCGCCTGGGAGAGGCAGGACGGCGTCGCCGAGGCGGCCCCCTTCGGCAACACGCTCGTCAACGCCCGCACCGACCGGGACGTCGAGATCGACCTCGCACTGTTCGGGGTGGAGACGGGCAGCTTCGTGGACCCGGAGGTGGCGTCCGGCTCGCGCCTCGCCGGCGAGGGCGAGGTCGTCATCAGCGCGACCGCGGCCGAGGAGGGGATCGACCTCGGTGACACCGTCGTGCTTGAGCCCTCCGGGGTCGAGCTCCAGGTCGTCGGCATCCTGGGCGAGCAGCACACCTTCGGTCACGTCGACATCGGGTACCTGCCGCTGCGCTCGTGGCAGGAGATCCGCGCCGGCGTCCGCCCGGGCGACGTCGTCAGCGATCGCGTCTACGACGAGTTCACGGCCGCGGCCGTGCGCGCCGAGGACGGCGCCGAGCCGGACCTGGCCGCCGGCGACGAGGCGGCGGGCACGACGTCGCTGACCCGCGAGGAGTCCTACGGGGCCTCCCCCGGGTACACCGCCGAGACCTCCACCCTGCAGCTGATCCAGGGCTTCCTGTACGCGATCTCGGCGCTGGTCGTCGGCGCCTTCTTCACCGTGCTCACCATCCAGCGACGCCAGGAGATCGCCGTGCTGCGTGCCATGGGCGCGAGCACCGGCTACCTGTTGCGCGACAGCCTCCTGCAGTCGCTCGTGCTCCTCGTCCTCTCGGCCGGCTTGGGCATCGGCGTGGGCCTGGCCGCCGGCGCCGCGATCTCGTCCACGGCGATGCCGTTCGCGCTCGAGGTGGGCCCGATCGTCGGCGCCACCGCGCTGCTGCTGGCGCTGGGGCTGCTGGGCGCCGCCGCCGCCGTCGTCCGGATCACCCGGGTCGACCCGCTCACCGCCCTGGGAGGCAACCGATGACCGCCGTACTCACCTTGTCCGAGGTGACCCTGCTGCACGGGGACGGCGAGGAGACCGTCCGGGCGCTGGACAGGGTCACGCTGGAGGTGTCGGCCGGCGAGCTCGTCGCGATCGTCGGCCCCTCGGGGTCCGGCAAGTCGAGCCTGCTCGCAGTGGCCGGCGCCCTGACCGCGCCGACCTCCGGGTCGGTGCGGCTCGGCGGGCTCGACCTGGCCGGGGCCTCGCCCCGTGAGCTGACGCGCGTGCGCCGGGAGCGGATCGGCTTCGTCTTCCAGAGCGGCAACCTGGTGCCCGCCCTGACGAGCATCGATCAGGTCCGGCTGCCGCTCACGTTCGGTCGCACGAGCGACTCCCGCGACCCCCTCGAGCTCCTCGCGGAGGTGGGCATGGAGCAGAAGGCCCGACGGCGGCCGCACCAGCTCTCGGGCGGCGAGCGGCAGCGGGTCGGCATCGCCCGTGCGCTGGTCACCCGTCCCCAGCTCCTCCTCGTCGACGAGCCGACCGCCGCACTCGACCGCGCCCGCAGCCAGGACGTCGTGTCGCTCCTGGCCCGCGAGGCCCATGAGCACGGAGTGGCGACGGTGATGGTCACCCACGACCATGAGGTCCTGGGGCACTGCGACCGGGTGCTCGAGATGGTCGACGGGCGACTCTCCCCCGTGACCGGCCCGTGACCAGCCAGCCCGCCTGACGCGCCAGACTGGGGCCACGCAGCGCCAGGGAGGACACATGCCGCGCATCACGGGGGCCACGGTCGCCGAGCACCACGCCCAGCAGCGCCGCGCCCTCCTCGATGCGGCTCGGCAGATCCTCGCCGAGAAGGGTGAGGTGCCGGCCATGGGCGAGGTGGGCCGCAGAGCGGGCCTCGCCCGGAGCAGCGTCTACCAGTACTTCTCCTCGTCGGAGGACCTGCTCGCGGCGGTCGTCGGCGACGCGTTCCCCGACTGGGCCCGCCAGGTCCTGGACAAGGTGGCCTCGGCTCCCACTCCCGGCACCCGCGTGTGGGCGTACGTCGAGGCCAACATCGACCTCTTCGCCAGCTCCGAGCTGGCGGTCGCGCAGGTCCTCAGGCGGATCGTGGACCCCCAGGTGCTGCAGCGGCCGATGAAGGACTTCCACGTCCAACTGCAGCGGCCGCTGAGACAGGCCCTCGCCGACCTCGGTGACCCCGAGCCCGAGGCCATGGCCGAGCACGTCGACTCCCTCGTCATGCAGGCCTCCACCGAGATCGGCGCGGCCCCGGAGGACTCTCGGCCGGAGGCGCGCCTGCGCGCACTCGCCCGGCTCCGACGCCTGCTCAGCGGCTATCTGCGCCTGGAGTGACGCGCCGGCGTGGGTCGTGCGCGGCCGCGCCGGTGCCGGTCCCCCCACGATGAAGTGCCCAGGTCTCGAGGCGGTACCTGCGGCGGGTGGACCGGCACCTCAGGCCGAGGCGGGCGGCCACCCGGCAGGGCAGGATCTCGGTGGTCGGCACGGCGCCGACGCGCAGAAGGGGGCAGCTCCGATGTTCGCCGAGGTACCGGCCCTACCCGTCGTGGTCCCGCTGGCCGTGGTCGTCCTGGCGGCGCTGCTGTGGCGCCTGCACCGACGAGGCATGCTCACGGTGCCGCGCGCCGCGGTGGCGCTCGCCGTGTGCGTCTACGTCGCCGGGGTCGTCGCCAACACGATCTTCCCGATCTTCCTGGACAAGCCCCGCGGCGACGCCCGGTGGAGCGCCCACGTCGTCCTCACGCCGCAGGTTGAGTACGAGATGGTCGACGCGGTGACCAACATCTGCGTGTTCGTGCCGATCGGGCTGCTGCTCCCGCTGCTCCTGCCGCGGTCCTCCTGGCCGCGCCTGCTGCTGGCGGCGGCGGCCCTGAGCGCCGGCATCGAGGTGACGCAGTACGCCACCGCCCACCTGCTCGGCGGCGGACACATCGCCGACGTCGACGACCTGATCTTCAACGTGCTCGGCGCCGCCCTGGGGCTGCTCGCGCTCGCCGCGCTGACGCGGGTCCCGCTCGCCGCCCGCCTGGTCGACCGGTTCCGCTGGTCACCGGAGCCCCTCAGAGCTGGCTCTGCACACCCGCAAGGAGCTGACGCGCCATCACGATCCGCTGAACCTGGTTGGTCCCCTCGTAGATCTGGGTGATCTTGGCGTCGCGCATCATCCGCTCGACCGGGTAGTCGCGGGTGTAGCCGTAGCCGCCGAGGACCTGCACCGCATTGGTGGTGACCTCCATGGCGACGTCGGAGGCGAAGCACTTGGCCGCGGCGCCGAAGAAGGTGAGGTCGGGGTCGTTGCGCTCGGAGCGGCCGGCGGCGGCGTAGGTCATCTGGCGCGCGGCCTCCACCTTCATGCCCATGTCGGCGAGCAGGAACTGCAGGCCCTGGAAGTCCGAGATCGGCTTGCCGAACTGCTGGCGCTCC includes the following:
- a CDS encoding TetR/AcrR family transcriptional regulator, with the translated sequence MPRITGATVAEHHAQQRRALLDAARQILAEKGEVPAMGEVGRRAGLARSSVYQYFSSSEDLLAAVVGDAFPDWARQVLDKVASAPTPGTRVWAYVEANIDLFASSELAVAQVLRRIVDPQVLQRPMKDFHVQLQRPLRQALADLGDPEPEAMAEHVDSLVMQASTEIGAAPEDSRPEARLRALARLRRLLSGYLRLE
- a CDS encoding ABC transporter permease, which produces MFLALRELIFARGRFALMGAVVALIAILMVLLSGLSVGLANDGVSGLQRMPATSFAFQEDVSEDSAFSRSVVGPEAVAAWERQDGVAEAAPFGNTLVNARTDRDVEIDLALFGVETGSFVDPEVASGSRLAGEGEVVISATAAEEGIDLGDTVVLEPSGVELQVVGILGEQHTFGHVDIGYLPLRSWQEIRAGVRPGDVVSDRVYDEFTAAAVRAEDGAEPDLAAGDEAAGTTSLTREESYGASPGYTAETSTLQLIQGFLYAISALVVGAFFTVLTIQRRQEIAVLRAMGASTGYLLRDSLLQSLVLLVLSAGLGIGVGLAAGAAISSTAMPFALEVGPIVGATALLLALGLLGAAAAVVRITRVDPLTALGGNR
- a CDS encoding VanZ family protein codes for the protein MFAEVPALPVVVPLAVVVLAALLWRLHRRGMLTVPRAAVALAVCVYVAGVVANTIFPIFLDKPRGDARWSAHVVLTPQVEYEMVDAVTNICVFVPIGLLLPLLLPRSSWPRLLLAAAALSAGIEVTQYATAHLLGGGHIADVDDLIFNVLGAALGLLALAALTRVPLAARLVDRFRWSPEPLRAGSAHPQGADAPSRSAEPGWSPRRSG
- a CDS encoding ABC transporter ATP-binding protein, which produces MTAVLTLSEVTLLHGDGEETVRALDRVTLEVSAGELVAIVGPSGSGKSSLLAVAGALTAPTSGSVRLGGLDLAGASPRELTRVRRERIGFVFQSGNLVPALTSIDQVRLPLTFGRTSDSRDPLELLAEVGMEQKARRRPHQLSGGERQRVGIARALVTRPQLLLVDEPTAALDRARSQDVVSLLAREAHEHGVATVMVTHDHEVLGHCDRVLEMVDGRLSPVTGP